A section of the Enterobacter sp. C2 genome encodes:
- the fdoI gene encoding formate dehydrogenase cytochrome b556 subunit produces the protein MRKRDTIVRYTAPERINHWVTAFCFVLASVSGLGFFFPSFNWLMNILGTPQLARILHPFVGVVMFASFIIMFFRYWHHNLINRDDIFWAKNIQKIIVNEEVGDTGRYNFGQKCVFWAAIILLVLLLVSGIIMWRPWLAPYFSIPTIRLAIMLHSFAAVGLIVVIMVHIYAALWVKGTITAMVEGWVTKTWAERHHPRWYREVRSKSEKEAE, from the coding sequence ATGAGAAAACGTGACACCATCGTGCGCTATACCGCGCCGGAACGCATCAACCACTGGGTCACCGCCTTCTGCTTCGTGCTGGCGTCGGTGAGCGGGCTGGGGTTTTTCTTCCCCTCCTTTAACTGGTTGATGAATATTCTCGGCACGCCGCAGCTGGCGCGGATCCTCCACCCCTTCGTTGGGGTGGTGATGTTTGCCTCGTTTATCATCATGTTTTTCCGCTACTGGCACCACAACCTGATCAACCGGGACGATATCTTCTGGGCGAAAAACATCCAGAAAATCATCGTCAACGAAGAGGTTGGCGACACCGGGCGCTATAACTTTGGTCAGAAGTGCGTCTTCTGGGCAGCGATTATTCTGCTGGTGCTGCTGCTGGTCAGCGGGATTATTATGTGGCGTCCGTGGCTCGCGCCTTACTTCTCCATCCCAACAATCCGCCTGGCGATCATGCTGCATTCATTTGCCGCAGTCGGGTTAATTGTGGTTATTATGGTGCATATCTACGCCGCCCTCTGGGTAAAAGGCACGATTACCGCCATGGTAGAAGGATGGGTAACGAAAACCTGGGCGGAGAGACATCACCCGCGCTGGTATCGTGAAGTCCGGAGCAAATCGGAAAAAGAGGCTGAATGA
- the fdhE gene encoding formate dehydrogenase accessory protein FdhE codes for MSIRIIPQDALEKGEKRAAEAIPPLLFPRLKNLYNRRAERLRTLAESNPLGDYLRFAALVAHAQEVVLYDHPLTMDLTARIKEAADQGKPPLDIHVLPRDTHWHKLLHSLIAELKPEMSGQALAVIENLEKASTQELEEMASALFASNFAAVSSDKSPFIWAALSLYWAQMASLIPGKARAEYGEQRQFCPVCGSMPVSSIVQIGTSQGLRYLHCNLCETEWHVVRVKCSNCEQTRDLHYWSLDNEQASVKAESCGDCGTYLKILYQEKDPNVEPVADDLASLVLDARMEQEGFARSSINPFLFPGEGE; via the coding sequence ATGAGTATTCGCATAATCCCGCAAGATGCGTTGGAGAAAGGCGAGAAACGTGCGGCGGAAGCCATTCCGCCGTTGCTGTTTCCCCGGCTGAAAAATCTCTATAACCGTCGAGCAGAACGCCTGCGCACGCTGGCCGAGAGCAATCCGCTGGGTGACTATCTGCGCTTCGCCGCGCTGGTGGCCCATGCCCAGGAGGTGGTGCTGTACGATCATCCATTAACCATGGATTTGACCGCACGCATCAAAGAGGCTGCTGACCAGGGCAAGCCGCCGCTGGATATTCACGTCCTGCCACGCGACACCCACTGGCACAAGCTGCTGCACTCTCTGATTGCCGAGCTGAAACCAGAGATGAGCGGCCAGGCGCTGGCGGTGATTGAGAATCTGGAGAAGGCTTCGACTCAGGAGCTGGAAGAGATGGCGAGCGCCCTGTTCGCCAGCAACTTCGCGGCGGTGAGCAGCGATAAGTCGCCGTTCATCTGGGCGGCACTGTCGCTCTACTGGGCGCAAATGGCCAGCCTGATCCCGGGTAAAGCCCGCGCCGAGTACGGTGAACAGCGTCAGTTCTGTCCGGTCTGCGGCTCAATGCCGGTGTCCAGCATCGTGCAGATTGGTACCTCACAGGGGCTGCGCTATCTGCACTGCAACCTGTGTGAAACCGAGTGGCACGTGGTACGCGTGAAGTGCAGCAACTGCGAGCAAACCCGCGATCTGCATTACTGGTCGCTGGACAACGAGCAGGCTTCGGTCAAAGCGGAGAGCTGCGGCGACTGCGGTACCTACCTGAAGATTTTGTATCAGGAAAAAGACCCGAACGTCGAGCCGGTGGCCGACGACCTGGCCTCGCTGGTGCTGGACGCGCGTATGGAGCAGGAGGGCTTTGCCCGCAGCTCCATCAACCCGTTCCTGTTCCCGGGTGAAGGGGAGTAA
- the yihU gene encoding sulfolactaldehyde 3-reductase encodes MSAIAFIGLGQMGAPMAKNLLQQGHQLQVFDVNPQAVQALVESGAQAAGTPAQAATDAEFVITMLPNGDLVRSVLFGEHGVCEGLSREALVIDMSTIHPLQTDTLIRDMAERGFSMMDVPVGRTSDHAIAGTLLLLAGGTAQQVERATPVLMAMGNELINAGGPGMGIRVKLINNYMSIALNALSAEAAVLCEALGLSFDVALKVMSGTPAGKGHFTTSWPNKVLKGDLSPAFMIDLAHKDLGIALDVANQLHVPMPLGAASREVYNQARAAGRGREDWTAILEQVRASAGLKKSH; translated from the coding sequence ATGTCAGCAATCGCATTTATCGGTTTAGGGCAGATGGGCGCGCCAATGGCGAAGAATCTGTTGCAACAAGGTCACCAGCTTCAGGTCTTTGATGTGAACCCGCAGGCGGTTCAGGCGCTGGTGGAGAGCGGCGCGCAGGCGGCGGGAACGCCAGCGCAGGCAGCAACGGATGCCGAATTTGTGATCACCATGCTGCCAAACGGCGACCTGGTGCGCAGCGTACTGTTCGGCGAGCACGGCGTTTGCGAAGGATTATCCCGTGAAGCGCTGGTGATTGATATGTCTACCATTCATCCACTGCAAACCGACACGCTGATCCGCGACATGGCTGAGCGAGGCTTCAGCATGATGGACGTCCCCGTCGGACGTACGTCTGACCATGCTATCGCTGGAACGCTGCTCCTGTTGGCAGGCGGCACGGCGCAGCAGGTTGAACGTGCGACACCCGTATTAATGGCGATGGGCAACGAGCTAATTAACGCTGGCGGGCCAGGCATGGGCATCCGCGTGAAGCTTATTAACAACTACATGAGCATCGCTCTGAACGCGCTCTCCGCTGAAGCCGCCGTGCTGTGCGAGGCGCTGGGACTCTCCTTCGATGTCGCGCTGAAGGTGATGAGCGGGACGCCTGCCGGAAAAGGGCACTTCACCACGTCGTGGCCGAACAAGGTGCTGAAGGGGGATCTTTCACCCGCCTTCATGATCGATCTGGCGCATAAAGATCTGGGCATTGCCCTGGATGTCGCCAACCAGCTGCACGTTCCGATGCCGCTGGGCGCGGCTTCCCGCGAAGTTTACAACCAGGCACGCGCCGCCGGGCGCGGGCGCGAAGACTGGACAGCCATTCTTGAACAGGTTCGCGCATCTGCCGGGCTGAAAAAATCACACTGA
- the yihT gene encoding sulfofructosephosphate aldolase — MTTYTLKDITRPSGGFAMLAVDQREAMRLMFAAAGAPVPVSDQHLTDFKVNAAKILSPYASAILVDQQFCYRQVVEQHAIAKSCAMIVAADEFIPGNGIPVDSVVIDKNIDAQAVKRDGGKALKLLVLWRSDEDPQQRLEMVKAFNTLCHDHGLLSIIEPVVRPPRRGDTFDREQAIIDAAKELGDSGADLYKVEMPLFGKGSQQALLNASQKLNENIAMPWVILSSGVDDKLFPRAVQVAMQAGASGFLAGRAVWSSVVGLPDTEMMLRDISVPKLQRLGEIVDEMMARR; from the coding sequence ATGACGACGTACACCCTGAAAGATATCACCCGACCCTCCGGCGGTTTTGCGATGCTGGCTGTGGATCAGCGCGAAGCGATGCGCCTGATGTTTGCCGCAGCGGGTGCACCAGTGCCGGTTAGCGACCAGCACCTGACAGATTTTAAGGTCAACGCGGCGAAGATTCTGTCGCCGTACGCTTCGGCGATCCTCGTCGACCAGCAGTTCTGCTATCGCCAGGTCGTTGAGCAGCACGCAATAGCCAAAAGTTGCGCGATGATTGTCGCAGCCGACGAGTTTATTCCAGGCAACGGTATTCCGGTCGACAGCGTGGTAATTGATAAAAATATCGACGCGCAGGCGGTGAAGCGCGACGGCGGCAAGGCGCTGAAGCTGCTGGTGCTCTGGCGCAGCGATGAAGATCCGCAGCAGCGTCTGGAGATGGTGAAGGCGTTCAACACGCTGTGCCACGACCACGGGCTGCTGAGCATTATTGAGCCGGTGGTGCGTCCTCCGCGTCGGGGTGACACGTTCGACCGCGAGCAGGCCATTATCGATGCGGCGAAAGAGCTGGGTGACAGCGGGGCCGATCTCTACAAGGTGGAGATGCCGCTGTTTGGTAAAGGCTCACAGCAGGCGTTGTTGAACGCTTCCCAAAAGTTGAACGAGAACATCGCTATGCCTTGGGTGATCCTCTCCTCCGGCGTGGACGACAAACTCTTCCCCCGTGCGGTACAGGTTGCCATGCAGGCGGGTGCATCCGGCTTCCTTGCCGGTCGAGCCGTCTGGTCGTCGGTAGTGGGTCTGCCGGACACCGAAATGATGCTTCGCGATATTTCTGTACCGAAACTGCAGCGTTTGGGTGAGATCGTCGACGAAATGATGGCTCGCCGTTAA
- a CDS encoding CopG family transcriptional regulator — protein MSMVTGMDMGRILLDLSDDMIKQLDDLKQQRNLPRAELLREAVEQYLEKQNQAETAIANALGLWQGCDEDGLEYERKLRGEW, from the coding sequence ATGAGTATGGTTACGGGTATGGATATGGGCAGAATATTACTCGACCTGTCGGATGACATGATTAAGCAACTTGACGATCTCAAGCAGCAGCGCAATCTTCCTCGGGCTGAACTGCTGCGCGAAGCCGTTGAACAATATCTTGAAAAGCAAAATCAAGCCGAAACCGCTATTGCTAATGCGCTAGGGCTTTGGCAAGGCTGCGATGAAGATGGCCTCGAATATGAAAGGAAACTACGCGGGGAGTGGTAG
- a CDS encoding DeoR/GlpR family DNA-binding transcription regulator, translated as MSLTELTGNPRHDRLLTLIADRGYMNIDELAQLLAVSTQTVRRDIRKLSDQGLITRHHGGAGRASSVVNTAFEQREVSLTEEKRAIGEAIADYIPDGSTIFITIGTTVEHVARALLNHNHLRIITNSLRVAHILYKNPRLEVMVPGGTLRSHNGGIIGPAATAFVSGFRADYLVTSVGAVETDGAMMEFDVNEASVVKAMMAHSRHILLAADHTKYHASAAVEIGNVSQVTALFTDELPGPALQKLLKASQVETVDVMADEQASQAPL; from the coding sequence ATGAGCCTTACCGAACTGACCGGCAACCCGCGGCACGATCGCCTGCTGACGCTGATCGCCGATCGTGGCTACATGAATATTGACGAGCTGGCGCAGCTGTTAGCGGTCTCTACGCAAACCGTGCGCCGTGACATCCGCAAGCTCAGCGATCAGGGGCTGATTACCCGTCATCACGGCGGAGCGGGGCGCGCTTCCAGCGTGGTGAATACCGCGTTTGAGCAGCGGGAAGTGTCGCTGACGGAGGAGAAGCGTGCCATTGGTGAGGCCATTGCCGACTATATCCCGGATGGCTCGACGATATTTATTACCATCGGCACTACCGTCGAGCATGTTGCACGTGCGTTACTCAACCATAATCATCTGCGTATTATCACTAATAGCCTGCGCGTGGCGCATATTCTGTATAAAAACCCTCGTCTTGAGGTGATGGTACCCGGCGGTACGCTGCGCTCCCACAATGGCGGTATTATCGGGCCTGCCGCCACGGCATTCGTCTCCGGCTTCCGGGCTGACTACCTGGTCACCAGCGTGGGCGCGGTTGAAACCGACGGCGCAATGATGGAGTTTGACGTGAACGAGGCCAGCGTAGTGAAGGCAATGATGGCGCATTCGCGTCATATTCTGCTGGCTGCCGATCATACGAAATACCACGCCTCTGCTGCCGTTGAGATCGGCAACGTCTCTCAGGTAACAGCGCTCTTTACCGATGAGCTTCCCGGCCCGGCGCTACAAAAACTGCTTAAAGCAAGCCAGGTAGAGACGGTAGACGTCATGGCTGACGAGCAGGCGAGCCAGGCCCCGCTTTAA
- a CDS encoding virulence factor BrkB family protein, with protein sequence MLKTVHHKASHHARPLWAWLRLLWQRIDEDNMTTLAGNLAYVSLLSLVPLVAVIFALFAAFPMFNDVSMQLRHFVFANFLPSTGDIIQRYIEQFVANSSKMTAVGACGLIVTALLLMYAIDSALNTIWRSKRARPKVYSFAVYWMILTLGPLLAGASLAISSYLLSLRWATDLDSVIDHVLRIFPLILSWLSFWLLYSIVPTTRVPNRDAVIGALVAALLFELGKKAFALYITMFPSYQLIYGVLAVVPILFVWVYWTWCIVLLGAEITVTLGEYRKLKLAAEQETLDQP encoded by the coding sequence ATGCTAAAAACCGTTCATCATAAAGCCAGCCACCATGCCCGCCCGCTGTGGGCGTGGCTCCGGCTGCTCTGGCAACGCATCGACGAAGACAATATGACGACGTTGGCGGGTAATCTCGCCTACGTTTCGCTGCTTTCACTGGTACCGCTGGTGGCGGTAATTTTTGCGCTTTTCGCCGCATTTCCGATGTTTAACGACGTCAGCATGCAGCTACGGCACTTTGTTTTTGCCAATTTCCTGCCATCAACCGGCGATATCATTCAGCGTTATATCGAACAGTTTGTCGCTAACTCCAGCAAAATGACGGCGGTAGGGGCGTGCGGCCTGATTGTCACCGCGCTGCTGCTGATGTATGCCATTGATAGCGCGCTGAATACCATCTGGCGTAGCAAGCGGGCGCGACCCAAAGTCTACTCCTTTGCCGTCTACTGGATGATTCTGACCCTGGGGCCGCTGCTGGCGGGGGCAAGCCTGGCGATTAGCTCCTATCTGCTCTCGCTGCGCTGGGCAACCGATCTGGATAGCGTGATCGATCACGTCCTGCGTATTTTTCCGTTGATCCTGTCGTGGCTCTCGTTCTGGCTGCTCTACAGCATCGTGCCGACCACCCGCGTGCCCAACCGCGATGCCGTCATCGGTGCGCTGGTAGCCGCGCTGCTCTTTGAGCTGGGCAAAAAGGCGTTCGCACTCTATATCACCATGTTTCCCTCCTACCAGCTCATCTACGGCGTGCTGGCGGTGGTGCCTATTCTCTTTGTCTGGGTCTACTGGACCTGGTGTATCGTCTTGCTTGGTGCGGAAATAACTGTCACTCTCGGGGAGTACCGCAAACTCAAACTAGCCGCAGAGCAAGAGACATTAGACCAACCATGA
- a CDS encoding sugar kinase, which translates to MARIACIGITVLDRIWYLADLPAEGGKYVAHNYTEVGGGPAATAAVAAAKLGAEVDFIGRVGDDDTGRRLLSELDALGVNTRYTRVVPGARSSQSAVLVDGKGERIIANYPSPDLPESADWLDAIDFSRWDTVLADVRWHEGAKRAFTLARQQGVTTLLDADVTPQNIADLVALSDHVAFSAPGLQRLTQERETVAALKRAQMLTKGRVYVTQGAEGCVWLEGDRVCHQPGFKVEVVDTTGAGDVFHGALAVSLAQHDASVEAVRFASAVAALKCTRPGGRAGIPDCDQTRSFLSLFV; encoded by the coding sequence ATGGCTCGAATAGCCTGTATCGGTATTACCGTACTGGATCGCATCTGGTATCTCGCTGATTTACCTGCGGAAGGGGGGAAGTATGTGGCGCATAACTATACGGAAGTGGGGGGCGGACCAGCCGCAACGGCAGCGGTGGCGGCGGCAAAGCTGGGCGCGGAGGTGGATTTTATTGGCCGCGTGGGGGACGACGATACGGGGAGGAGACTGCTGTCGGAGCTGGACGCCCTGGGGGTAAATACGCGCTATACCCGGGTTGTGCCGGGCGCACGCTCGTCCCAGTCGGCGGTGCTGGTTGATGGAAAGGGAGAGCGGATCATTGCTAACTACCCTAGCCCCGATCTGCCAGAGTCGGCGGACTGGCTTGACGCTATCGATTTCTCCCGCTGGGACACGGTACTCGCGGACGTGCGCTGGCACGAGGGGGCTAAACGCGCGTTTACGCTGGCCCGGCAGCAGGGGGTGACTACGCTGCTGGACGCGGATGTGACCCCGCAAAATATCGCTGACCTGGTGGCCTTAAGCGATCATGTTGCCTTCTCTGCACCCGGCCTGCAACGCCTGACCCAAGAGAGGGAGACCGTTGCCGCTCTTAAACGTGCACAAATGCTCACAAAGGGTCGCGTTTATGTTACTCAGGGCGCAGAAGGGTGCGTCTGGCTGGAAGGTGACCGCGTATGCCATCAGCCAGGCTTTAAGGTAGAGGTCGTGGATACCACCGGGGCGGGAGATGTTTTTCACGGCGCGCTGGCGGTAAGCCTGGCGCAGCATGACGCCTCTGTCGAGGCAGTACGTTTTGCCAGTGCCGTTGCCGCGTTAAAATGTACCCGGCCCGGCGGACGTGCAGGGATCCCTGACTGTGATCAAACCCGCTCTTTTTTGTCCCTTTTTGTATAG
- a CDS encoding type II toxin-antitoxin system VapC family toxin, translating to MKHPALFDTNILIDLFSGHLQAIQVLDDYPFQRAISLITWMEIMVGAKKYHQEQRTRIALKAFEVIDISRDIAESIVILRQKYKMKLPDAIILATAQEHRRELLTRNTKDFAGIPGVVTPYQL from the coding sequence ATGAAGCATCCAGCCCTTTTCGATACGAATATCTTAATCGATCTTTTTAGCGGACATCTTCAGGCAATACAGGTGCTTGATGACTACCCTTTTCAACGTGCTATCAGCCTTATCACATGGATGGAGATCATGGTCGGTGCAAAAAAATATCATCAGGAGCAGCGAACCCGAATCGCCCTGAAGGCGTTTGAGGTTATTGATATTTCACGCGATATAGCTGAAAGCATCGTAATACTAAGACAGAAATATAAAATGAAGCTTCCGGACGCGATTATTCTGGCTACAGCGCAGGAGCACCGACGTGAGCTTTTGACGCGTAACACCAAAGACTTTGCAGGTATTCCAGGCGTAGTAACACCCTACCAATTGTAG
- the dtd gene encoding D-aminoacyl-tRNA deacylase, whose amino-acid sequence MIALIQRVSRASVTVEGNVTGEIGPGLLVLLGVEKEDDEQKANRLCERVLGYRIFSDADGKMNLNVQQACGSVLVVSQFTLAADTERGMRPSFSRGAAPDRAEALYDYFVERCRQQEIVTQTGRFAADMQVSLVNDGPVTFWLQV is encoded by the coding sequence ATGATTGCATTAATTCAGCGTGTTTCCCGTGCCAGCGTGACCGTGGAAGGTAACGTGACGGGTGAAATTGGCCCAGGACTTTTGGTGCTGTTAGGTGTCGAAAAAGAGGACGATGAGCAAAAAGCGAACCGTCTTTGCGAACGCGTATTAGGCTACCGTATCTTCAGCGATGCCGACGGCAAGATGAACCTCAACGTTCAGCAGGCCTGTGGCAGCGTGCTGGTGGTATCGCAGTTTACGCTGGCAGCGGATACTGAGCGCGGCATGCGTCCGAGTTTCTCTCGGGGCGCAGCCCCGGATCGCGCCGAAGCGCTGTATGACTACTTTGTCGAGCGCTGCCGCCAGCAGGAGATCGTTACGCAAACTGGGCGGTTCGCTGCCGATATGCAGGTTTCGCTAGTCAACGACGGTCCGGTTACCTTCTGGCTGCAAGTATGA
- the fabY gene encoding fatty acid biosynthesis protein FabY, giving the protein MYHLRVPQTEAELERYYAFRWEMLRKPLHQPRGSERDAWDAMAHHQMVLDEEGQLVAVGRLYINADNEGSIRFMAVHPDVQDKGLGTLMAMTLESVARQEGVKRVTCSAREDAVEFFAKLGFVNEGEITAPQTTPLRHFLMMKPIASLDDILHRGDWCGQLQQAWYQHIPLSEKMGVRIQQYTGQKFITTMPETGNQNPHNTLFAGSLFSLATLTGWGLIWLMLRERHLGGTIILADAHIRYSHPVTGRPSAIADLGSLSGDLDRLARGRKARVQLQVELFGNDVAGAIFEGIFIVLPAKPFGSYEEGGNEEE; this is encoded by the coding sequence ATGTATCATCTTCGCGTACCGCAAACCGAAGCAGAATTAGAGCGCTACTACGCGTTTCGTTGGGAAATGCTGCGTAAGCCCCTTCATCAGCCGCGCGGCTCCGAGCGCGATGCCTGGGATGCGATGGCGCATCATCAGATGGTGCTGGATGAAGAGGGTCAGCTGGTTGCCGTTGGGCGGCTGTATATCAACGCCGACAACGAAGGCTCGATTCGCTTTATGGCCGTGCACCCTGACGTGCAGGATAAAGGGCTCGGCACGCTGATGGCCATGACCCTGGAGTCGGTGGCGCGCCAGGAGGGGGTTAAGCGAGTCACCTGTAGCGCCCGCGAGGACGCCGTTGAGTTTTTTGCCAAGCTTGGGTTTGTCAACGAAGGTGAGATCACCGCCCCGCAAACCACGCCGCTGCGCCACTTTCTAATGATGAAACCCATCGCCTCGCTGGACGATATTCTGCATCGCGGCGACTGGTGCGGGCAGTTACAGCAGGCCTGGTATCAGCACATTCCGCTCAGCGAGAAGATGGGCGTGCGCATTCAGCAGTACACCGGGCAGAAGTTTATTACGACCATGCCGGAGACGGGTAACCAGAATCCACACAATACGCTGTTTGCCGGGAGTCTTTTCTCTCTCGCCACGCTGACCGGCTGGGGGCTGATCTGGCTGATGCTGCGCGAGCGTCACCTCGGCGGCACGATTATTCTCGCTGACGCCCATATTCGCTACAGCCACCCTGTCACCGGCAGACCCAGCGCGATTGCTGACCTGGGTTCGCTCAGCGGCGATCTCGACCGTCTGGCCAGGGGCCGCAAAGCCCGCGTGCAGCTGCAGGTTGAGCTGTTCGGCAACGACGTCGCCGGCGCCATTTTTGAAGGGATCTTTATCGTGCTGCCAGCGAAACCCTTCGGTTCGTACGAAGAGGGCGGTAACGAGGAGGAGTAA
- the fdxH gene encoding formate dehydrogenase subunit beta — protein MAYQSQDIIRRSATNSFTPAPQARDHQLEVAKLIDVTTCIGCKACQVACSEWNDIRDDVGHNVGVYDNPADLTAKSWTVMRFSEVEQNDKLEWLIRKDGCMHCADPGCLKACPSEGAIIQYANGIVDFQSEQCIGCGYCIAGCPFDVPRLNPEDNRVYKCTLCVDRVTVGQEPACVKTCPTGAIHFGSKEDMKTLAGERVNELKTRGYDNAGLYDPAGVGGTHVMYVLHHADKPNLYHGLPENPEISATVKFWKGIWKPLAAVGFAATFAASVFHYVGVGPNRADDDEDNLHDKKDDEVRK, from the coding sequence ATGGCTTATCAATCGCAAGACATTATTCGTCGTTCCGCGACTAACAGCTTTACCCCCGCGCCTCAGGCGCGGGATCACCAGCTCGAGGTGGCGAAGCTCATCGACGTAACCACCTGCATCGGCTGTAAAGCCTGTCAGGTGGCCTGTTCCGAGTGGAACGACATCCGTGATGACGTGGGTCATAACGTCGGGGTATATGATAACCCGGCGGATCTGACGGCCAAATCCTGGACGGTGATGCGCTTCTCGGAAGTCGAGCAGAACGACAAACTGGAGTGGCTGATCCGTAAGGATGGCTGCATGCACTGTGCCGATCCTGGCTGTCTGAAGGCCTGCCCGTCTGAAGGGGCAATCATTCAGTACGCTAACGGCATCGTCGACTTCCAGTCTGAGCAGTGCATCGGCTGCGGCTACTGCATCGCTGGCTGTCCGTTCGACGTTCCGCGCCTGAACCCGGAAGATAACCGCGTCTACAAATGCACCCTGTGTGTGGATCGCGTGACCGTCGGCCAGGAGCCTGCCTGCGTGAAGACCTGCCCAACCGGCGCTATCCATTTTGGTTCCAAAGAGGATATGAAAACGCTGGCGGGCGAGCGCGTCAATGAGCTGAAAACCCGTGGTTACGATAATGCAGGCCTGTACGATCCGGCAGGCGTTGGCGGTACGCACGTGATGTACGTGCTGCACCATGCCGACAAGCCGAATCTCTATCATGGCCTGCCGGAAAATCCGGAGATCAGCGCCACCGTGAAGTTCTGGAAAGGTATCTGGAAACCGCTCGCCGCCGTCGGCTTTGCGGCGACCTTTGCCGCCAGCGTCTTCCACTACGTGGGCGTCGGGCCAAACCGCGCTGACGATGATGAAGACAATCTTCACGACAAAAAAGATGATGAGGTGCGCAAATGA
- the yihX gene encoding glucose-1-phosphatase, whose translation MLYIFDLGNVIVDIDFNRVLGAWSDLSRIPLATLKQNFTMGEAFHRHERGELSDEDFAEALCLEMSLPLSYEQFSHGWQAVFVGLRPEVIDIMHKLRAQGHRVVVLSNTNRLHTTFWPEQYPEVRAAADKIYLSQEMGMRKPEARIYQAVLQEEGFSAEDAVFFDDNDDNIEGANQLGITSILVTGKETIPNYFAKQLC comes from the coding sequence ATGCTCTATATCTTTGATTTAGGTAACGTGATTGTTGATATCGACTTTAATCGCGTGCTGGGCGCATGGAGCGATCTCAGCCGGATCCCACTGGCGACGCTGAAGCAGAACTTTACCATGGGCGAGGCGTTCCACCGCCACGAGCGGGGCGAGCTGTCGGATGAAGATTTTGCCGAGGCGCTGTGTCTGGAGATGTCGCTACCGCTGAGTTATGAGCAGTTCTCTCACGGCTGGCAGGCGGTGTTTGTCGGGCTGCGTCCGGAGGTGATCGACATTATGCATAAGCTGCGTGCGCAGGGGCACCGTGTGGTGGTGCTCTCCAATACCAACCGCCTGCACACCACCTTCTGGCCAGAGCAGTATCCTGAAGTGCGCGCCGCAGCGGATAAGATCTACCTCTCCCAGGAGATGGGGATGCGTAAGCCCGAGGCGCGTATCTACCAGGCGGTGTTGCAGGAAGAGGGTTTCTCGGCCGAGGATGCGGTCTTTTTTGACGATAATGACGATAATATAGAGGGAGCTAATCAGTTAGGTATTACCTCAATTCTGGTGACCGGAAAAGAGACGATACCGAACTACTTTGCAAAACAGCTATGCTAA